A genome region from Anopheles stephensi strain Indian chromosome 2, UCI_ANSTEP_V1.0, whole genome shotgun sequence includes the following:
- the LOC118504419 gene encoding lipase 3-like, with product MMRSVVYSVLAVVLLLAVTQTAGQIHPDIIEDAHLDSIGLLRKYGYPAEEHIVETDDGYLLGVHRCPGSPLSPPAPGKPVVLLQHGMLSSSADYILMGPGTSLAYMLADAGYDVWMGNARGNRYSRRHRFRSNETQTFWDFSWHEVGSIDIPNVIDYILIRTGQQSLQYVGHSQGTTAYWVMMSQHPYYNRRVKSMHALAPAAYMHNTRSRYVLFLATFLYTTELMLQMMGTWWFEPTNEMNIQGGLQNCHDGAPFQDMCTINTFLIAGFNTEEVNSTMLPVIHAHSPAGASTMQMIHHAQTIRSRIFRQYDHGAMNMIRYGQLTPPVYNLANVQAPTLFYHSTNDWMATPADVELLYRELPNVVKRYLVPLPAFNHLDFVWAINVRSLLYDELLADLKAYV from the exons ATGATGAGAAGTGTCGTGTACAGTGTGTTGGCTGTtgtactgctgctggctgtGACGCAAACCGCAGGGCAGATTCATCCCGACATCATCGAGGATGCCCATCTAGATTCG ATTGGTCTGTTGCGCAAATATGGATACCCCGCCGAGGAACACATAGTCGAAACGGACGATGGCTATCTGCTCGGTGTGCATCGCTGCCCGGGCAGTCCACTTTCGCCACCGGCTCCGGGAAAACCGGTcgtgctgctgcagcacgGTATGCTGAGCTCCTCGGCCGACTACATCCTGATGGGACCGGGCACCAGCCTGGCGTACATGCTGGCCGATGCTGGGTACGATGTGTGGATGGGCAACGCACGTGGCAATCGATACTCGCGTCGCCACCGGTTCCGCAGCAACGAAACGCAAACGTTCTGGGACTTTTCCTGGCATGAGGTCGGCAGCATCGACATCCCGAATGTGATCGACTACATCCTGATACGTACGGGTCAGCAATCGCTGCAGTACGTCGGCCATTCGCAGGGTACCACCGCGTACTGGGTGATGATGTCACAGCACCCGTACTACAACCGGCGGGTCAAGAGCATGCACGCGCTGGCACCGGCCGCCTACATGCATAACACGCGCAGTCGGTATGTACTCTTCCTGGCCACGTTCCTCTACACGACCGAGCTGATGCTGCAGATGATGGGTACCTGGTGGTTTGAGCCGACCAATGAGATGAACATTCAGGGTGGTTTGCAGAACTGCCATGATGGTGCACCGTTCCAGGACATGTGCACAATCAACACGTTCCTGATTGCTGGCTTTAACACGGAGGAGGTTAACTCG ACGATGTTGCCCGTTATCCACGCACATTCGCCAGCCGGAGCTTCGACGATGCAGATGATTCATCACGCCCAAACGATCCGATCACGCATCTTCCGGCAGTACGATCACGGAGCGATGAACATGATCCGGTACGGACAGCTCACACCACCGGTGTACAATCTGGCCAATGTGCAGGCACCGACACTGTTTTACCACAGCACGAACGATTGGATGGCTACACCGGCTGACGTGGAGCTTCTGTACCGCGAGCTACCGAACGTGGTGAAGCGTTACCTCGTGCCGTTGCCAGCCTTCAACCATCTTGATTTTGTGTGGGCCATTAACGTACGCTCACTGCTGTACGATGAACTGCTGGCCGATCTGAAGGCGTACGTGTAA
- the LOC118504420 gene encoding polyhomeotic-like protein 1, whose translation MSCHSTTRAQEDPYAFTESAPLQANSLAYANHSSAVSNSSSSNNNATTTTTTTIQTASSGASLLLTTNSAGSVTASKDKPVSISPATVTSPATLKVRYNGVVTTASPTATTVVRAPGTVGTTIPVFTKPVQIKQQQSQLQGNLSVQSSPTVTVGKLIKKVLPQQKTPMITTVVAGGAKIISRLQQPNQTSPGQQLSTTGGSILKFIKIPPQQLAKGVVGGGGGGIPQGSFIHVTTSSDGARKLLVTNSSSSNGVSPTISVATSSARIANVATVNAVNRNASGVAVVSNVSTVSPTKIRLIQPQAQGKFYLQATNSNAIGTTAHLSNPVTIATLRNTLIKQHQLQQQQQQQQQSPTQPQQKQQQPAPPQQQQQILLQKPSQQQQTPPSPNQQQSTPQPVQQQPKQQPQQQQQPVQKQQKAPQLKQQSIVGNQVSPQPLPHTLSKTSSQNADSTQKLQPKPQSCSVQSQSQQQPQAVSKALLQSTPNGQKQSLLLQHQQQQQQPSPKQAPHTTIPAATPPAKLQPAQQQPQSLLLQPQRKQQQQLTASAGTKQRTVPQQQSPKPATSTAPISLLTSSANATKDGSLLAKVNEASRMTVSAPKEENAGKMTDLSESVRRPANQQSLLLVGSNVETETATKSPKSTDQSSPVVGRVEKIIRSPSSPVEPTVNSVAMKKRPSTEEAPSSVSILGERKASEESTHQDTKPMPAIKEEELMPAEDVNGKVRAMSGRKSTVTGKSAGKQQQKSSKRTHSQHSLGEEQEPFSGRESSPVGNIGTSPSCTTSTPNAPGKHNPPSPPIPSLLASVKLEKEFEIKQEVMEQDEKPSKQRLVALGTVPGAIVVPIKCPKLREWHAPGAYLFDLKDPGDESDDDVYDEYPNTLSCWYEETIEITVPESSGASSCWGLNPMHRSSASSSGSVRGKGKGHHGRSANSAKFEIRMLSRDERLELKKAYLQRRVVQCRNGLRMRSAAASTAKKRLESMAKMVEKLDKRRQIELNKSSEKATCISDGCNKSALVMTSHCYDHITEDADQCLFQRCTAKFSDNSQCRVPVFDISHELILCKEHAWKHDNHDKMSQEVKLHKKPPANVSTASTVASPTIIAGRKKAKQPIQQPPQVVVRSQKRPKKKKKLTPLQQQMLLHQQQYKQQFLIHHPNHHSNQAASQQQQQAKLTAAPPANQPQRKMVVQQPQKSLLNASSANGKVQVQLKSAMTPLPKASIVVHPAQQQQQSQRLHLSDGSENPPKTATFNSGVLHTAAQANRILHIPAAVGSNRTVASGFTGTTVLRGQHKPSVTREIVDRLEHEHDQQQKQQPQIYTNGTHSVQTTLNHSSPANTQELLTICENSSAYASSEDTGVGGLSESELLATQDVIEEIIPFEFSNLLHPNMLSHLPPDELNDLLGLADVPAEDDTGDSHQSCPREVEDDIERALEHVKSLDDMTVEPSSLLGDFLDNVDDEMLDGSDMCATTEQMLQSSNKPSDIRGMVHT comes from the exons ATGTCATGCCATTCCACGACACGTGCACAGGAGGATCCGTACGCGTTCACGGAATCGGCACCACTGCAAGCGAACTCATTGGCGTACGCAAACCATTCAAGTGCAGTTAGTAATAgttccagcagcaacaataatgcaaccaccacaaccaccactacCATACAAACCGCGTCCTCCGGTGCAAGCCTATTGCTCACGACCAATTCTGCCGGAAGCGTCACTGCATCCAAGGATAAACCTGTGAGCATTTCTCCCGCAACAGTTACATCGCCGGCCACACTTAAGGTGCGCTACAATGGTGTGGTGACGACGGCTTCCCCAACCGCTACGACAGTAGTGCGAGCGCCCGGAACGGTCGGTACAACGATTCCAGTGTTTACGAAACCGGTGCAAATTAAACAGCAGCAGTCCCAACTGCAGGGTAATCTGTCTGTTCAGTCCTCGCCAACGGtgacggtgggcaaattgatcAAGAAGGTACTGCCGCAGCAGAAGACACCGATGATAACGACCGTCGTTGCGGGTGGAGCGAAAATAATCTCACGCTTGCAGCAACCGAATCAAACCTCGCCCGGCCAACAGCTGTCAACCACCGGGGGGTCTATCTTGAAGTTTATCAAAATTCCACCACAACAGCTAGCCAAAGGAGTAgttgggggtggtggtggtggtatccCGCAGGGAAGCTTCATACACGTAACCACTTCAAGCGATGGAGCTAGGAAGCTGCTAGTGActaacagtagcagcagcaatgggGTAAGCCCAACGATTTCCGTTGCCACGAGTTCAGCAAGGATAGCGAATGTTGCCACGGTAAATGCTGTGAATCGGAATGCTTCCGGTGTGGCTGTGGTGTCTAATGTTTCAACAGTTTCGCCGACAAAAATTCGTTTAATACAGCCACAGGCACagggaaaattttatttacaagCAACAAACAGCAATGCAATAGGCACAACTGCCCACCTTTCCAATCCGGTCACCATAGCAACGTTGAGAAATACACTCATTAAACAGCATCaactgcaacagcaacagcagcaacaacagcagtcaccgacacagccacagcaaaagcaacaacaaccagcaccaccacaacaacaacagcagattTTACTACAAAAGCcttcacagcagcaacaaacccCGCCGTCACCTAACCAGCAACAAAGCACTCCACAACCTGTACAGCAACAGCCGAAGCAAcaaccgcaacaacaacagcagccggtacagaagcagcaaaaagcaCCGCAATTGAAGCAACAATCGATTGTAGGTAACCAAGTATCACCGCAACCATTGCCCCATACGCTATCGAAAACATCGTCGCAAAATGCAGACAGCACACAGAAACTGCAGCCCAAACCACAATCGTGTTCCGTTCAGTCGCAATCTCAGCAACAGCCCCAAGCTGTTTCGAAGGCGCTACTTCAGTCCACACCCAATGGCCAGAAACAATCGCTGCTtctgcagcatcagcaacaacaacaacagccgtcgCCGAAACAAGCACCGCACACAACCATACCGGCtgcaacaccaccagcaaaaCTACAGCCAGCACAACAGCAACCACAATCGCTGTTGTTACAACCACagcgaaaacaacaacaacaactgacCGCATCCGCAGGCACTAAACAACGGACCGTACCTCAACAACAGTCTCCTAAACCTGCCACCTCGACTGCTCCAATTTCCTTGCTGACGTCTTCGGCGAATGCGACGAAAGATGGATCGTTACTGGCAAAAGTTAATGAAGCCTCGAGGATGACAGTATCAGCGCCGAAAGAGGAAAATGCCGGTAAAATGACTGACCTGAGCGAAAGTGTGCGTCGTCCTGCGAATCAACAAAGCTTGCTGCTCGTAGGTTCGAACGTAGAAACAGAAACTGCAACAAAGTCACCGAAATCAACCGATCAATCGTCGCCGGTCGTAGGTAGGGTTGAAAAAATCATCCGATCGCCATCCTCGCCGGTTGAGCCTACCGTTAACTCTGTTGCGATGAAAAAACGGCCTTCAACAGAGGAGGCGCCGTCTTCAGTTTCAATTTTAGGCGAAAGGAAAGCGTCAGAAGAGTCTACCCACCAAGACACTAAACCGATGCCGGCGATAAAGGAAGAAGAGCTCATGCCGGCGGAAGATGTGAATGGGAAAGTACGTGCAATGTCTGGTCGAAAATCGACCGTTACGGGCAAAAGTGCtggcaagcagcagcaaaagtcCAGCAAACGAACGCATAGTCAACATTCGCTGGGTGAGGAACAGGAACCGTTTTCGGGTCGGGAATCTTCTCCGGTAGGTAACATTGGTACCTCACCATCGTGCACAACCAGTACGCCAAACGCTCCGGGAAAGCATAATCCACCGAGCCCACCGATTCCGTCATTGCTAGCCAGTGTGAAGCTGGAAAAAGAGTTCGAGATTAAGCAGGAAGTGATGGAACAAGATGAAAAACCATCTAAGCAGCGATTGGTAGCGCTAGGTACCGTACCGGGAGCGATCGTCGTACCGATCAAGTGTCCAAAGCTCAGGGAATGGCACGCTCCCGGTGCGTACCTGTTCGATTTGAAAGATCCGGGTGACGAGTCGGACGACGATGTGTACGATGAGTATCCCAACACGCTGTCCTGTTGGTATGAGGAAACGATCGAAATTACCGTACCGGAGAGTAGCGGTGCGTCCAGCTGCTGGGGACTGAACCCTATGCATCGAAGCTCTGCATCGAGCAGCGGTAGTGTGCGTGGCAAGGGCAAAGGCCATCACGGTAGGAGTGCCAATAGCGCAAAGTTCGAAATACGAATGCTGTCGCGCGATGAACGGCTGGAGCTGAAAAAAGCTTATCTGCAGCGGCGGGTCGTTCAGTGCCGGAATGGTTTGCGGATGCGAAGTGCAGCTGCGTCAACTGCCAAAAAACGGTTGGAATCGATGGCTAAGATGGTGGAAAAGTTAGACAAGAGGCGACAGATCGAGCTCAACAAATCTAG TGAAAAGGCGACCTGCATATCGGATGGATGCAACAAATCGGCACTCGTAATGACATCGCACTGCTACGATCACATTACGGAGGATGCGGACCAGTGTTTGTTTCAGCGATGTACGGCCAAGTTTTCGGACAACAGCCAGTGCCGCGTGCCGGTATTCGATATCAGCCATGAGCTGATCCTGTGCAAGGAACACGCCTGGAAGCATGACAATCACGACAAAATGTCGCAGGAGGTGAAACTGCACAAGAAACCACCAGCAAACGTTTCCACAGCGTCAACGGTAGCGTCACCGACCATCATCGCTGGAAgaaagaaagcgaaacaacCCATCCAGCAACCACCTCAAGTGGTGGTACGATCACAAAAACggccgaaaaagaagaagaagctcacGCCTTTGCAACAACAGATGCTActacatcagcagcagtacaaGCAACAGTTTTTGATACACCATCCTAACCACCATTCGAATCAGGCCGCAagtcagcaacagcagcaggcgaagctAACAGCGGCACCACCTGCAAACCAACCACAGCGGAAAATGGTTGTTCAGCAGCCGCAGAAGTCATTGCTTAACGCTTCGTCCGCTAATGGTAAAGTACAGGTACAGCTGAAGTCAGCGATGACGCCTCTACCAAAGGCATCGATCGTTGTTCATcctgcacagcagcagcagcagtcgcagcGACTTCATTTGAGCGATGGCAGTGAAAATCCACCGAAGACAGCTACGTTTAACTCGGGTGTATTGCACACAGCGGCACAAGCGAACCGAATTCTACACATTCCTGCTGCCGTTGGCAGCAACCGTACCGTTGCGTCCGGTTTTACGGGAACGACAGTTCTACGTGGTCAGCATAAGCCTTCCGTCACTAGGGAAATCGTGGATCGGTTGGAACACGAGCACGATCAgcaacagaagcagcagccACAGATTTACACCAATGGAACGCACTCGGTACAAACGACACTGAACCATAGTTCGCCGGCAAACACACAGGAACTGCTGACGATATGCGAAAACAGTTCAGCTTACGCGAGTTCTGAAGACACCGGGGTTGGTGGATTGTCCGAATCGGAACTATTGGCAACACAGGACGTAATAG AAGAGATTATACCGTTCGAGTTCAGCAATCTGCTCCATCCGAATATGCTCAGTCACCTGCCGCCGGACGAACTGAACGATCTGCTAGGTCTCGCTGATG TGCCGGCCGAGGATGATACGGGTGATTCGCACCAGAGCTGCCCACGGGAGGTGGAGGACGATATTGAGCGTGCCCTGGAGCACGTGAAATCGCTCGACGATATGACGGTGGAGCCGAGCAGTTTGTTGGGCGATTTTCTCGACAATGTCGACGATGAAATGTTGGACGGTTCGGATATGTGTGCGACGACCGAGCAAATGCTTCAATCGTCGAACAAACCGAGCGACATCCGGGGTATGGTGCATACGTAA